One genomic region from Equus caballus isolate H_3958 breed thoroughbred chromosome 4, TB-T2T, whole genome shotgun sequence encodes:
- the LRRN3 gene encoding leucine-rich repeat neuronal protein 3, whose translation MKDMPLQIHVLLGLAITTLVQAVDKKVECPQLCTCEIRPWFTPKSIYMEASTVDCNDLGLLNFPARLPADTQILLLQTNNIAKIEYSTDFPVNLTGLDLSQNNLSSVTNINVKKMPQLLSVYLEENKLTELPEKCLSGLSNLQELYINHNLLSTISPGAFIGLHNLLRLHLNSNRLQMINSKWFDALPNLEILMIGENPIIRIKDMNFKPLINLRSLVIAGINLTEIPDNALVGLENLESISFYDNRLIKVPHVALQKVVNLKFLDLNKNPINRIRRGDFSNMLHLKELGINNMPELISIDSLAVDNLPDLRKIEATNNPRLSYIHPNAFFRLPKLESLMLNSNALSALYHGTIESLPNLKEISIHSNPIRCDCVIRWINMNKTNIRFMEPDSLFCVDPPEFQGQNVRQVHFREMMEICLPLIAPESFPSNVDLEAGSYISLHCRATAEPQPEIYWITPSGQKLLPNTLTDKFYVHSEGTLDISGITPTEGGLYTCIATNLVGADLKSVMIKVDGSFPQDNNGSLNIKIKDVQANSVLVSWKASSKILKSSVKWTAFVKTETSYAAQSARIPSDVKVYNLTHLNPSTEYKICIDIPTIYQKNRKQCVNVTTKGLDPDRKEYEKRNTTTYMACLGGFLGIIGVICLFSCLSQEMNLDGGHSYVGNYLQKPSFAFSELYPPLINLWEAGKEKGTALEVKATVIGVPTNMS comes from the coding sequence ATGAAGGACATGCCACTCCAAATTCATGTGCTACTTGGCCTAGCTATCACTACACTAGTACAAGCTGTAGATAAAAAAGTGGAATGCCCACAATTATGTACATGTGAAATCAGGCCTTGGTTTACACCTAAATCCATTTATATGGAGGCATCTACAGTGGATTGTAATGatttaggtcttttaaatttCCCAGCCAGATTGCCTGCTGACACACAGATTCTGCTCCTACAGACTAACAATATTGCAAAAATCGAATACTCCACAGACTTTCCAGTAAACCTTACCGGCCTGGACTTATCGCAAAACAACTTATCTTCAGTCACCAATATTAATGTAAAAAAGATGCCCCAGCTTCTTTCTGTGTACCTAGAGGAAAACAAACTTACTGAGCTGCCTGAAAAATGTCTGTCTGGACTGAGCAACTTACAAGAACTCTATATTAATCACAACTTGCTTTCTACAATTTCACCCGGAGCTTTTATTGGCCTACATAATCTTCTGCGACTTCATCTCAATTCAAATAGATTGCAGATGATCAACAGTAAGTGGTTTGACGCTCTTCCCAACCTGGAGATTCTGATGATTGGCGAAAATCCAATCATCAGAATCAAAGACATGAACTTTAAGCCGCTTATCAATCTTCGCAGCCTGGTTATAGCTGGTATAAACCTTACGGAAATACCAGATAACGCTTTAGTTGGACTTGAAAACTTAGAAAGCATCTCTTTTTATGACAACAGGCTTATTAAAGTACCCCATGTTGCTCTTCAAAAAGTTGTAAACCTCAAATTTTTGGATCTAAATAAAAACCCCATTAATAGAATAAGGAGGGGTGATTTTAGCAATATGCTACACTTAAAGGAGTTGGGGATAAATAATATGCCCGAGCTAATTTCCATCGACAGTCTTGCTGTGGATAACTTGccagatttaagaaaaatagaagctACTAACAACCCCAGGTTGTCTTACATTCACCCTAATGCATTTTTCAGACTACCCAAGCTGGAATCACTCATGCTTAACAGCAATGCCCTCAGTGCCCTGTACCATGGTACAATTGAGTCTCTGCCTAACCTCAAGGAAATCAGCATACACAGCAATCCCATCAGGTGTGACTGTGTCATCCGTTGGATTAATATGAACAAAACCAACATTCGATTTATGGAGCCAGATTCACTGTTTTGCGTGGACCCACCTGAATTCCAAGGCCAGAATGTTCGGCAGGTGCATTTCAGGGAAATGATGGAAATTTGTCTCCCTCTTATAGCTCCTGAGAGTTTTCCTTCTAACGTGGATTTAGAAGCTGGGAGCTATATTTCCTTACACTGTAGAGCTACTGCAGAGCCACAGCCTGAAATCTACTGGATAACACCTTCTGGTCAAAAACTCTTGCCCAATACTCTGACAGACAAGTTCTATGTCCACTCTGAAGGCACACTAGATATAAGTGGCATAACCCCAACAGAAGGGGGTTTATATACTTGTATAGCAACTAACCTGGTTGGTGCTGACTTGAAGTCTGTTATGATCAAAGTGGATGGTTCTTTTCCCCAGGATAACAATGGATccttgaatattaaaataaaagatgttcAGGCCAATTCAGTCCTGGTATCCTGGAAAGCAAGTTCTAAAATTCTCAAATCCAGTGTTAAGTGGACAGCCTTTGTCAAGACTGAAACTTCCTATGCTGCCCAAAGTGCTCGAATACCATCTGATGTCAAGGTCTATAATCTCACTCATCTGAACCCATCAACTGAGTATAAAATTTGTATTGATATCCCCACCAtctatcaaaagaacagaaaacagtgTGTAAATGTCACCACAAAAGGTTTGGACCCTGATcgaaaagaatatgaaaagagaaaCACCACAACATATATGGCCTGCCTTGGAGGCTTTCTGGGGATTATTGGGGTGATATGTCTTTTCAGCTGCCTCTCTCAAGAAATGAACTTGGATGGTGGACATAGCTATGTGGGGAATTACTTACAGAAACCAAGCTTTGCATTCAGTGAGCTTTATCCTCCTCTGATCAATCTCTGGGAAGCAGGCAAAGAAAAAGGTACAGCATTGGAAGTAAAAGCAACTGTTATAGGTGTGCCAACAAATATGTCCTAA